The Lonchura striata isolate bLonStr1 chromosome 9, bLonStr1.mat, whole genome shotgun sequence region ACTCAGCATTTTAGTTTATCTCCCACACTCTGCACTTGCTCACTTTCTGGTGATGCACCAAACAGCTGCTGTGAACAGGCCAAGTTTCCTTAATTATTTGTTAAACAACAAAAAGATGAATCTTATTCTGAGATACTAGAATAGCATTTAGCATCGTAAGcctttttttaagttttcataaACTACATGTAGTGCTTCTATTCTTACTGGAGTGCAAAGCTGGTAGGAGACACTGAAAATTCACTTTCTGAAGAAGTAGTATTAATAAAATTTGTGCTGCAGATTTTCTTTGCAATGTATAATGCTGGTATTAATAGCAGGTGATTCTGTGAAGAGAAGGATTTCCTTGGATTTGAATCAAAAATATAGGGCCCAGATTTGACAGATACTCAGCATTCTACATCGATGTGTGTCAAATGCTGATAGCTATTAAAAAACCTCAGAAATTTACCACGCCTCagtaaatgtcttttttttttttttaaagtatttggCTGTCTTTAAGATCCAAATTATTGGCTAAAAACACTTTACCAGACTAGCTTTTTAAATGGGAAAGTTCCAAGTCACTGGTAGAACAGTTAAAATTCTAAGAAAGaggtaaaataattttctgttttggttgttttctcccctcagGTGGGACTAGCAACATGTCAGATTGCCAGAGCTTGTGGTTTGAAGGTTTTGGGTACAGCAGGAACTGAGGAGGGCATGAATATGATCCTGAGAAATGGTGCTCACCAAGCCTTTAATCACAGAGACCCGAATTACACTGAGAGAATTAAGGTAGGCCTGTGTCTGGACTCAAGAATGCAGTTGTGTTTTTCTTAACAAAATGTGAACAGTTGTTTGTGGAAGAATTTCAAGTAGATTTATGTAGGATCAATACTGTACTGCCTTTTTCATTTCTACACAAGTTAAAACTTTCTGAGGCTGGAAGAGCTGAGCTTTCCTCGCAGGCAGTGGCATTTAGAACTTCTTATATTCAGCAAATTCTAGTGTGGGATCACATCACAATTAGCACAGCAAAATGTGCTACCATTCAGCTCATTAGCTGTCAGCTGCAGTACAAAGGCTctgttgaaaataaataatgagcTGTAGAGTGGATACTTTCTGTagtgtttaaaataaatggtgGTACCCAAGCACTGAAGTAACATCCTGTGTCCTGTACAGGCATGCACAGGGCCGGGAGGAGTCGATATCATCATAGAAATGCTCTCTAATGTCAACCTGGATGCTGACTTGCAgctgctgtcctgtgcagggagggTGATGGTGAGTGCttgtgtcctgggctggggggtGACAGTGAGTGTTTGTGCccctgagcagggaggtggTGACGGGTGCTTGTGTCACTGATTTTGTGCATTCAGCATTATACTGAACAGCTCTGACTCCATGCTTTGGACTCCTTTGGGCAGGTTGTGGGCTGCAGAGGACGTATTGAGATAAACCCAAGAGACACAATGAGCAAGGAATCCAGCATAATTGGAGTGAGTCTGTTTCTTGCAACTGAGGTGAGaagcatttctattttaaagcaTGCTTTATTGGCTTGTTCCAGCACCTCTCTATTTacagttaaaattatttgtagGAATGAGAGAATAATTTCATTGTAACAAACTTGTTACTTCATTCCTTTATGTTTTGATTCAACCTCAGAacatcataaaatattttcaggttgTAGAGTTTGCTCTAATTCTTGCATAAATTGCAGTACTATTCTACAATGCAAAGACCTTGTCATAAACACTATGTTTGTTACATGCAGGAGGACAGGCGTGAATGTGCCACAGCAGTCCATGATGGCATAGAAGCTGGCTGGCTGAAACCCGTTGTGGGCTTGGAATATCCCCTGGAGAAAGTAGCCAAGGCTCATGAAGACATTATTTGTAGCAGTGGTGCCCGAGGGAAGATGGTGCTCCTTCTATAAAGGAGCACCTTCTTCCATTTATTTTGTAGCTATTCTAACTGCACCTTTGCTTACATGGTTCACTGAATGTATGTTATAAACATACCTTTGATCATGTTTGACAGTAGCAGAAAATGCTAAAAATGCTCACTTAGATGAATTagttaacattttctttttgcaatGAGCAGAGTTGCATTTACTGTAAGGTAATTTTGGTAGATTTTTGATTGATGTGGAAATAATAAATTTCCTCCACTGGCATGGTTTGTGCTGCAGGGAATGGTAGGGTTTGGTATCATGGTCCATGTGAAGGCAGAGTGAGGCCACTGTAGGTAACACAGAATAAAGATGCTTTTTACagatacaaaaaaataaacaactcaCTGTGTGTTAATTAGAACTGTAAATTCTTTTAGACACAAAATTTGTACACAAAATTTGTAGTAAAATTTTGTCACATAATTTACttgaaataaaagcttttactGACAAAATAGTTTACTTTCCAGCTCAAAAGATGGGCAGAATGTCTCAAACATGAACTTTTTGGAGCTGAGGCAGTTCTACTTGTCTGTGCCTCTAAGGCTGAGGTGACAGTGTCCTGGCTCATCCATAGTGTCTGTCACTCTGGAGCTGCATGCTGGGATTTGCCTCTTTGGAACTGATGATCATGACCAAAGCAGCTGATTCCTGAATAGTAAATGCCTGATTGTGAAGAGTTCAGTTCTTCCTATGTGCTTTAATAAAgtctcctggatccctggctcTGTGGAGAGCAGAGCCTGCATGGCTTTGTGGCACGGAGAGTTCCTGTCAACCTCCCGAGCTTCACCCGCTGAAGTGGGCAGGGCGCAGCCTCAGCACTAGGGCTTGTGTCCAGGTGTCTGTGTGGGGTCACTTTGCCATGATACCGGGGTCATTTCATTGTGTCTTGTTCTCATAAATCTTACATCCACTGCACAACAGACGGTGGTGTCAGGAAAGATGGTGGAATGTTTCTAGAGTTAATGATTTCAATTTAGGGTTTCAGTGAGTTGTTTCAGAAAGCTGCTTGGGGAGAGAAGAACGAGGCCAGCTCAGCTGTGGGACTGTCTGCCAAGGTGCAGTAGGATCCTTCCTCCCTCCAGGCTGCCCCAGGGGAACGAAGCTGGTTTCTTTGTAGCACTTCCCACAGGAGTAGGGAGCTTTATATGAAGATTTAAGTGATTCACCTGCTGCAAGTGATGTGTGTAGCAAGTGTCTCAGCTGCTTATCCAGGTGAAAGGTGCTGACTGTTCTGTTGTCTCAAGCAGAATGCAGCCTGAGCAGTGGTGTCATGCTGGCAACCTGCTATTCCTCTTGAGAACACTGTCAAACAATATCAAAGTAGTAAACACAGGTTAAAAGTAATGATTAACAACAGATATGATTGTGGAGCGGATGTGCATATGAAAATATAGACCCTTCCTCTATATTCTGTgtcaaatattaaattatttttaattctgtcttAATTTAGTAGGGGTCTATGACATGGATGAGACGCTGATGGTTTGTAATGGCTCTTTTCTTGCTTAGTGCTGCCACTGCATCATGGGTGATGTTTAGAGGAGAAATTCAGAGCAAGTCTCCGGTCTGTCCTCATCGTTGATGTCCCAGGGGCCGTGATTGTAGTGAAGTTTGTCACCAGAAGGTGTCAGAGCAGTTCTGTGTTACCACCTTATCAGATTATTGCTGCTCTCTGCCAGAAGACATGGTAGAATGGCACAGCAGGACTGGGACTGACTTGGGAATATCAGATCGTTTATTCGTCTGTCAATTTTCAATGTATTGTATAaattgaaggattttttttttttttaattttggaagaAGCAGTGTGAATAGAACTGATGAGGTAGGGCTCAGGTATGTCTGATTTGGGTAAGCCACCCGTCTAGAGAATGTCATCCTGGAGAGTCCTTGGTTTGGCTCTCTTTTTGGGGCATGCTACCCCTTGGCAGTGCAGAAAAGGATGAGGAAAGGAGTGGGAGCCACAGACCATTGAATCTGGGGGAATAATTTTCTCAGTTTGTTGAGAATCTTCCCTGATTCgactgggtgggattttggaaGCAGTGGTTCCCAGTCACAGCTTGCTTGGTGCTGCCATGGGTGTTTGGAAGGGTTAAACTGGCACTTGTACTTGTGCCGACTTTGACATCTGCAGGAGAGGTTTGGGGTTCAAAGTGAGGAGTTGTGTACTATGCAAGGCTCTGGAAACTGCTGTTCTATGTGTTTCTAAAACAGAAAAGAGTGGAATTGTTCTGAAAAGCAATTGTTCTTGTTTAATTTCACTGTGCCCCAAATAAATGCTGCTTACCTTTTCTAGTCATTTAAAGTGTAGTTGCCTCTCTATTGTAATTGTCCTGTATCTGTTCCTGACTtcttcctgtgctgcaggatgATACAATAGGTTAGTTTAAAACTTCAGTTACAGAGGTGGGAAGATAAAATATCAAGAGAGTATTTATGTCAAGAATTGCTCCCTTTACAGAAGGCAGGTCAATATTCAGTTTGGGTGGATCATGCCACAGAAAACTTGAGGATGGTGAAGTCTAATATTTTGGAACTGATGCATCAGGAGG contains the following coding sequences:
- the CRYZ gene encoding quinone oxidoreductase, giving the protein MAATRRVMRAVRVFEFGGPEVLKLQLDVLVPVPKENQVLIKVHACGVNPVETYIRSGTYARKPPLPYTPGSDVAGVIESVGEHVTAFKKGDRVFTLETLSGGYAEYAVAAANRVFPLPDKLDFRQGAAIGVPYFTAYRALFQKGCAKAGESVLVHGASGGVGLATCQIARACGLKVLGTAGTEEGMNMILRNGAHQAFNHRDPNYTERIKACTGPGGVDIIIEMLSNVNLDADLQLLSCAGRVMVVGCRGRIEINPRDTMSKESSIIGVSLFLATEEDRRECATAVHDGIEAGWLKPVVGLEYPLEKVAKAHEDIICSSGARGKMVLLL